From Halotia branconii CENA392, the proteins below share one genomic window:
- a CDS encoding helix-turn-helix domain-containing protein has product MLTVTFKHRSLTHIQLQQVLDYINTHLDRDLSLAEIAEVINISPTYFASLFKQATKIPPHQYVIQQRVERAKSMLSKTDLAIADIALQVGFSSQSHLTQQFKRLTGMTPKQVR; this is encoded by the coding sequence ATGCTAACCGTCACATTCAAGCACAGAAGCTTAACTCACATTCAATTGCAGCAAGTACTCGATTACATCAATACTCACCTCGATCGAGATTTGTCACTGGCTGAAATTGCAGAGGTTATTAACATTAGCCCGACCTACTTTGCCAGTTTGTTCAAACAGGCTACAAAGATCCCACCCCACCAGTATGTGATTCAGCAGCGAGTGGAACGAGCAAAGTCGATGTTGTCGAAAACGGATTTAGCGATCGCAGACATTGCTTTACAAGTCGGCTTCTCTAGTCAAAGCCATCTGACCCAGCAGTTTAAGCGCCTCACTGGAATGACACCAAAACAAGTTCGCTAA
- a CDS encoding GH3 auxin-responsive promoter family protein has translation MKHSILNSNILQQARQKIQKIQNISFLYLSQMSAKMSLKSLQKDTINAEKVQTKLLKDILQLQKDTEYGNKYNFVKINSVEKFQELHPLTSYEDYYNLIEDIANTGNYSRLLAEPILFFQETSGTTGKAKLIPRTQRLSLTFQKSFQSVNAIITNYYCQTKSISIENNRGLALASTQPLKTTPSGIPRGTGTSGGIRQSKLFQKVVDLNFSSPATVFFIPNYKTAYYCHLLFALLEPNLTYITANFASNVLESLQILEREWTQIVDDISAGKINSELEIDSVIREELESGLKPSPEKSQKLKAEFEKGFEGIINRIWTHLSYIQCVTTGSMELYKEKLKFYAGSIPIYSGGYGASEAWIGCNLEPHRDATAYVVNPNSAFFEFIPSAEIELAQPQTIRLTSLEINESYEVVVTTVAGLYRYRMGDIVKCVGYYNRSPILEFSHRQGSLLNISGEKVSETEILEAITQSIKIWGGDRKLVDYTTNINLSFYPLRYSIYLEVSPTFETLPDLIGFQNKFEEVLYDLNVLYLNSRQADSIAIPEIKLVKTDTFIKLKSKIISQGGSETQFKMPRLLKNLELVSFLDSNCLE, from the coding sequence ATGAAACACTCAATATTAAACTCCAATATTTTACAACAGGCTCGTCAAAAAATCCAAAAAATCCAAAATATCTCTTTTCTCTATTTATCACAAATGTCAGCAAAGATGAGCTTAAAAAGTTTACAGAAAGATACTATTAATGCTGAAAAAGTACAAACAAAGCTCCTGAAAGATATCTTACAACTACAAAAAGATACGGAATACGGCAATAAGTATAACTTTGTTAAAATAAATTCTGTTGAAAAGTTTCAGGAGCTACATCCTCTGACTAGTTACGAAGATTACTATAATTTAATTGAAGATATTGCGAATACTGGAAACTATTCTCGACTCCTAGCAGAGCCAATCTTGTTTTTTCAAGAAACATCAGGCACAACAGGAAAAGCAAAACTTATCCCAAGAACGCAACGTTTATCTTTAACTTTCCAAAAATCATTTCAGTCTGTAAATGCAATCATCACAAATTATTATTGTCAAACAAAGTCAATATCGATAGAAAATAATCGTGGTTTAGCTTTGGCTAGCACACAACCACTAAAAACAACTCCTTCCGGTATTCCCAGAGGAACGGGAACTAGTGGTGGAATTAGGCAATCTAAGTTATTTCAAAAAGTAGTAGATCTGAATTTTTCTAGTCCAGCTACTGTCTTTTTTATTCCTAATTATAAAACAGCTTATTATTGTCATCTACTTTTTGCATTATTAGAGCCAAACTTAACTTACATTACAGCTAATTTTGCTTCAAATGTACTAGAATCATTGCAAATATTAGAACGAGAATGGACACAAATAGTAGATGATATTTCTGCTGGTAAAATTAATTCCGAGTTAGAGATTGATTCAGTAATAAGAGAGGAATTAGAAAGTGGGTTGAAGCCTAGTCCAGAAAAAAGTCAGAAGTTAAAAGCTGAATTTGAAAAAGGATTCGAGGGAATTATCAACAGAATCTGGACACATTTATCTTATATTCAATGTGTTACAACTGGCTCGATGGAGCTTTACAAAGAAAAGTTAAAGTTCTACGCAGGTAGTATTCCAATTTACTCTGGCGGATATGGCGCTTCTGAAGCCTGGATTGGATGTAATCTAGAACCACATAGAGATGCGACTGCTTATGTAGTTAACCCTAACTCAGCATTTTTTGAGTTTATTCCTTCAGCAGAAATTGAACTTGCTCAACCTCAGACAATTCGTTTAACCTCTTTAGAGATAAATGAAAGTTATGAAGTAGTTGTCACAACAGTAGCTGGGCTTTACAGATACAGAATGGGCGATATTGTCAAATGTGTTGGTTATTATAACCGCAGTCCTATCTTAGAATTTTCTCATCGACAAGGTTCTTTGCTAAATATTAGCGGAGAAAAAGTTTCGGAAACTGAAATTTTAGAAGCTATTACTCAGTCCATCAAAATTTGGGGAGGAGATCGCAAATTGGTGGATTATACGACAAATATCAATCTCTCATTTTATCCCTTAAGATACTCTATTTATCTAGAGGTTTCCCCAACATTTGAAACTCTCCCTGATTTAATCGGTTTTCAAAACAAATTCGAGGAGGTTCTTTATGATTTAAATGTACTGTATTTAAATTCAAGACAAGCCGATAGTATTGCTATTCCAGAAATCAAGTTAGTCAAAACAGACACTTTTATAAAGTTAAAAAGCAAAATTATTTCTCAGGGGGGTTCAGAAACACAGTTCAAGATGCCGCGCTTATTAAAAAATTTAGAATTAGTCAGTTTTCTCGACAGTAATTGTCTTGAATAA